In a genomic window of Niallia taxi:
- a CDS encoding glycoside hydrolase family 1 protein: MTDKLSDGFLWGNSVSSMQTEGAWDQGGKGLSVYDIREASEFASDWKVATDSYHRYEEDFDFMQQLGMNCYRFQISWSRVNPLGDGTFNEEGIAFYDKFIDGLIERGIEPMICLYHFDMPLHLAEKYNGFVSREVLDAFVRYGKEMVDRFAHKVKYWITFNEQNLYHIPEAFKISGYLTGEKTLDELYKIQHHVMMAHANIANYIHDNYKNALIGGMLAYMEVYPATCKPKDILYARKVDEFFNHNLLEAFTFGKYSKEVLTYVQRENIDMGIQEGDLEELAKLRSDFLSFSYYASTTINTDLVPEETSVNYYMHYGKQDNPYLDTTEWNWQIDPLGFRDVINKMYDRYKLPVFPIENGIGVIESWDGENEIQDDYRIAYHKAHFQAMKDAIFIDGVDVIGYLGWGLIDILSSQGDMRKRYGVVYVNRENHDLKDMKRVPKKSFWWLQKVIKSNGADLEAMENKVNQ; the protein is encoded by the coding sequence ATGACAGACAAGTTAAGTGACGGTTTTTTATGGGGCAACTCTGTTTCTAGTATGCAGACTGAGGGTGCGTGGGATCAAGGCGGGAAAGGATTATCCGTTTACGATATTCGTGAAGCCTCCGAATTTGCTTCAGACTGGAAGGTAGCAACTGACAGCTATCACCGCTATGAAGAGGATTTTGATTTTATGCAGCAGCTCGGCATGAATTGTTATCGCTTTCAAATTTCTTGGAGTCGAGTTAATCCATTGGGTGACGGTACTTTCAACGAAGAAGGTATTGCTTTTTATGACAAATTTATTGATGGATTGATTGAACGCGGAATTGAACCGATGATTTGTCTTTATCACTTTGATATGCCGCTTCATTTGGCGGAAAAGTACAATGGATTTGTCAGCAGAGAAGTATTGGATGCCTTTGTCCGTTATGGTAAGGAAATGGTTGACCGATTTGCCCACAAGGTAAAATATTGGATTACGTTTAATGAACAAAACCTCTATCACATTCCTGAAGCTTTTAAAATCAGTGGTTATCTTACTGGTGAAAAGACATTGGATGAACTGTATAAGATACAGCATCATGTTATGATGGCACACGCCAACATTGCCAATTATATTCATGATAACTATAAGAATGCTTTAATTGGCGGCATGCTAGCTTATATGGAAGTATATCCGGCCACCTGCAAACCAAAAGATATCCTCTATGCCAGAAAAGTTGATGAATTTTTCAACCACAACCTCCTAGAAGCATTTACATTCGGAAAATATTCAAAAGAAGTTTTGACATATGTCCAACGTGAGAACATTGATATGGGCATTCAAGAAGGCGATTTGGAAGAGCTGGCCAAGCTTCGAAGTGACTTCCTTTCGTTTAGTTATTACGCAAGCACCACTATTAATACTGACTTGGTTCCAGAGGAAACGTCCGTCAATTATTATATGCATTACGGGAAACAAGATAATCCGTATTTAGATACAACGGAATGGAATTGGCAGATTGATCCGCTTGGATTTAGAGATGTTATCAATAAAATGTATGACAGATACAAACTGCCTGTTTTCCCAATTGAAAATGGCATTGGTGTGATTGAGTCATGGGATGGAGAAAATGAAATCCAAGATGACTACCGTATCGCTTACCATAAAGCACATTTCCAAGCCATGAAGGACGCAATTTTCATTGATGGAGTCGATGTCATTGGTTATTTAGGCTGGGGGTTAATTGATATTTTGAGTTCACAAGGCGATATGCGCAAGCGTTATGGCGTAGTGTATGTCAACCGTGAGAACCATGATTTGAAGGATATGAAACGAGTACCGAAGAAAAGCTTTTGGTGGCTGCAGAAAGTAATCAAGAGTAATGGGGCAGATCTTGAGGCTATGGAGAATAAAGTGAATCAATAA
- a CDS encoding response regulator, with protein sequence MEAYNVLIVDDHLVVREGLKLILETNDKFQVIGEAENGIQALDILKVKKPDVILMDLNMPVLNGLDTITKLNELRVNIPIIILTTYNEDEWMIKGLELGAKGYLLKDTSRDNLFRSIETAVRGETLLQPEILERVLKAKTANEVSLSNNTTNLTEKELFILKAAAKGYRNKDIAFDIGISERTVKAHLTNIFNKMGVNSRTEAVAVAIERGYFQ encoded by the coding sequence ATGGAAGCATATAATGTACTTATCGTAGACGATCATTTAGTTGTTAGAGAAGGCCTTAAGTTAATCTTGGAAACGAACGATAAATTTCAAGTAATTGGTGAGGCTGAAAATGGAATCCAAGCATTAGACATTCTGAAAGTTAAGAAACCAGATGTCATACTGATGGATTTAAATATGCCTGTCCTTAATGGATTGGACACGATAACCAAGTTAAATGAGCTAAGGGTGAATATTCCAATCATTATTTTAACTACTTATAATGAAGACGAATGGATGATAAAAGGGTTAGAATTAGGTGCTAAGGGATATTTATTAAAGGATACTAGTAGAGACAATTTATTCCGTTCCATTGAAACTGCAGTAAGAGGGGAAACCTTGCTACAGCCCGAAATATTAGAAAGAGTGCTAAAAGCAAAAACAGCAAATGAAGTTTCTTTATCCAACAATACAACGAATCTTACCGAAAAGGAACTGTTTATCCTGAAAGCAGCGGCAAAGGGTTATCGAAATAAAGATATTGCGTTTGATATTGGAATTTCAGAACGAACAGTAAAGGCACATCTTACAAACATATTTAATAAAATGGGGGTTAACTCCAGAACAGAGGCTGTAGCAGTCGCGATAGAAAGAGGATACTTTCAATAA
- a CDS encoding aminotransferase-like domain-containing protein → MPINSFENYHMSWKPVINRIDKPIYKVLARQLEEDIVEGILLPGTKLPPQRELADYLDLNVSTISKAFKVCEMKGLLSASVGSGTFVSYDAVSNAYLLEDTKPTHLIEMGATIPDNDSFEPLIHQLKNMLQEGDYEKLFGYGRAGESIWQKDAAVKLIRRGGFETTVDHILFANGGQNAIAATLASLCKPGDRIGVDEHTYPGLKTVAAMLSVQIVPIKSENDQLSPTAFEDACKNENIKGVYIMPDYHNPMASIMTVENRKRIAAVAKRYNQFVMEDASYHLLNQSPLPAVASFAPEQVIYIASLSKSLAPGLRLAYVSVPLQYKELISKALYNLNITVSPLLAELTARMIVSNQFEGLIQGHQLQNKRRNELLEQYLSNYTCGGDETGIFRWLLLPGKVTGAEFEALAAKHGVQVYAAERFVVGNSCPKRAVRVAVCAPKTIEELEQGLIILKRLLEKHR, encoded by the coding sequence ATGCCAATTAATTCGTTTGAAAATTACCATATGAGCTGGAAGCCAGTGATTAATAGAATAGATAAGCCAATTTATAAAGTGCTGGCACGCCAATTGGAAGAGGATATTGTAGAGGGGATTTTATTACCTGGAACTAAGCTTCCGCCTCAGCGCGAACTGGCTGATTATCTGGATTTAAATGTGAGTACTATTTCCAAGGCTTTTAAAGTTTGTGAGATGAAGGGTTTGTTAAGTGCTTCTGTTGGAAGTGGAACTTTTGTTTCGTATGATGCGGTTTCAAATGCCTATTTACTTGAAGATACTAAGCCAACACACTTAATAGAAATGGGTGCGACAATACCAGATAATGATTCTTTTGAACCGCTCATACACCAGCTTAAAAATATGCTGCAGGAAGGGGATTATGAGAAGTTGTTTGGTTATGGCCGTGCAGGCGAAAGTATTTGGCAAAAGGATGCGGCGGTAAAGCTAATTCGTAGAGGTGGATTTGAAACAACAGTTGACCATATTTTATTTGCCAATGGGGGACAAAATGCCATTGCTGCCACCTTGGCGAGTCTGTGTAAGCCTGGTGATCGGATTGGTGTTGACGAACATACTTATCCTGGATTAAAGACGGTTGCAGCTATGTTAAGTGTGCAAATAGTGCCAATTAAATCAGAAAACGATCAATTGAGCCCAACAGCATTTGAGGATGCCTGCAAAAATGAAAATATAAAAGGCGTATACATCATGCCCGATTATCATAATCCGATGGCTTCTATAATGACTGTGGAGAATCGAAAGAGGATTGCGGCAGTTGCCAAGAGGTATAACCAGTTTGTTATGGAAGATGCATCATACCATCTGCTCAATCAAAGTCCACTGCCAGCTGTTGCATCATTTGCACCAGAGCAGGTTATCTATATTGCAAGTTTGTCTAAATCCTTAGCACCAGGCTTACGTCTAGCGTATGTGTCAGTACCGCTTCAGTATAAGGAGCTAATTTCTAAGGCACTTTATAATTTAAATATAACTGTTTCTCCTTTATTAGCAGAGCTGACAGCACGAATGATCGTGTCGAATCAATTCGAAGGGTTAATTCAAGGGCATCAGTTGCAAAACAAACGCAGGAACGAACTGCTAGAACAATATTTATCAAACTATACATGTGGCGGTGATGAGACAGGGATTTTTCGGTGGCTATTGCTACCCGGAAAGGTTACTGGTGCTGAATTTGAGGCATTAGCTGCCAAGCATGGGGTGCAGGTCTATGCGGCTGAACGTTTTGTTGTTGGTAATAGCTGTCCAAAAAGGGCAGTGCGAGTCGCAGTATGTGCACCTAAAACAATTGAGGAGCTTGAACAAGGATTAATTATCTTAAAGAGATTATTGGAGAAGCATAGGTGA
- a CDS encoding SMI1/KNR4 family protein — translation MMLDERMEDYFEITVKSILKSLSEANNTNNTEIYYYGSKVKYGFNLNKGATDKELRNFETKIGYKIPSDYKEFLEYTNGLEFQNDDAKILDIKEILECYEIFDYPKHMIIIATSLSSQLHIAINLLSSENDNNIYVVDPIADDYFISIKSDFTEFLNRFLSCYGSDYWNWGLDTSDKVLKIEE, via the coding sequence ATGATGTTAGACGAAAGAATGGAAGATTATTTCGAGATAACTGTTAAGAGTATCCTTAAGTCATTATCAGAAGCAAATAACACAAATAACACGGAAATCTATTATTATGGATCAAAGGTTAAATATGGATTTAATTTAAACAAGGGTGCAACAGATAAAGAATTAAGAAACTTCGAAACTAAAATTGGCTATAAAATTCCGAGTGATTACAAGGAATTTCTTGAGTATACCAATGGATTAGAATTCCAAAATGATGATGCTAAAATTTTGGATATTAAGGAGATACTTGAATGTTACGAAATCTTTGATTATCCAAAGCATATGATAATTATCGCAACATCTTTAAGTTCACAGCTTCATATAGCAATTAATCTACTTTCCAGTGAAAATGATAATAATATTTACGTTGTTGATCCGATTGCTGATGATTACTTTATAAGTATAAAAAGTGATTTTACCGAGTTTTTGAATAGATTTTTATCTTGCTACGGCTCTGATTATTGGAATTGGGGTTTAGATACATCTGATAAGGTTTTAAAAATAGAGGAATAA
- a CDS encoding GntR family transcriptional regulator, with protein sequence MVKYKWIAEQIRNRIINKEYDSSKPLPDQEKLAKEFETSRVTIIKALNLLSIEGLIYSKQGSGTFVRKNALQMSQLDAKADEYIGLTEQIKGNGKISSVIISFNVRFPNEDEAEKLMISKNQPIYDIVRFRLLNDEPFLMEHTIMPVHVIPDITEEILQKSIYHYIKNHLKFKILGANRRIRADQPDELDKQYLQCTERDPVLEVIQVVYLDNGVPFEYSRTRHRYDMGDILVVDMKYKN encoded by the coding sequence ATGGTGAAGTATAAGTGGATTGCAGAACAAATTCGAAATAGAATCATCAACAAAGAATATGATTCATCAAAGCCCCTTCCTGATCAGGAAAAATTGGCTAAAGAGTTTGAAACGAGCAGAGTGACCATTATTAAAGCACTCAATTTATTATCTATAGAAGGCCTCATTTATAGCAAACAAGGCTCTGGAACATTTGTAAGAAAAAATGCCTTGCAAATGTCTCAGCTTGATGCAAAAGCTGATGAATACATAGGATTAACAGAGCAAATAAAAGGGAATGGCAAAATTTCGAGTGTCATTATCTCCTTCAATGTCCGGTTTCCAAACGAGGATGAAGCAGAAAAACTAATGATTTCGAAGAACCAGCCTATTTATGATATCGTTCGCTTCAGACTGTTAAACGATGAACCATTTTTAATGGAGCATACGATTATGCCTGTACATGTAATCCCAGACATTACAGAAGAAATTTTACAAAAATCGATCTATCATTATATAAAAAATCATCTCAAGTTTAAAATCCTCGGAGCAAATAGGCGCATCCGCGCAGACCAGCCAGATGAACTTGATAAACAATATTTACAATGCACAGAACGTGATCCGGTTTTAGAAGTAATTCAAGTCGTGTATTTGGACAACGGCGTCCCATTTGAATACTCCCGTACTCGGCATCGTTATGATATGGGAGATATATTAGTGGTCGATATGAAGTATAAAAATTAA
- a CDS encoding PTS sugar transporter subunit IIC translates to MSKGQTDNAEKLSFIDKFTMFAAKLGGQIHLRSLRDAFAVIMPLFILAGVAVLVNNVIFPWFFDGDTLVNAQYWGTTITNGTLNIAGLLLAPMIAYSLSRNRSFKDPLASAAIALATLVIMMPNTVSMVPVGAETAVDITGVLTFGNLGTTGMFAGIIIGLLATEIFIKVSSIRKLEISLGDNIPPAVSKSFNVMIPAILVLSFFGIISLILAVAFDTNLISLISTMIQEPLRKINTSLIGTVVIYSIGNFLFSIGIHQTVVNGALLDPLLLANMNENMLAYANGQAIPHIINSSFVPTFGMIGGTGSTISLILAIFLFGKSKPGKDIAKLATGPGLFNINEPVIFGYPIVFNIPMMIPFVLLPAIGIIVGYFATAIGFISKTVVYIPWTTPPLLSAYLATAGDWKAVILQALIIIGGAFLYLPFMKISERVSQMNNDKAA, encoded by the coding sequence ATGAGTAAAGGTCAAACAGACAATGCTGAGAAACTGTCATTTATTGATAAATTCACCATGTTTGCCGCTAAATTAGGCGGCCAGATCCATCTGCGTTCGTTAAGAGATGCATTTGCTGTAATCATGCCGCTGTTTATTTTAGCAGGAGTTGCAGTGCTTGTTAACAATGTTATTTTCCCTTGGTTTTTTGACGGAGATACTCTAGTAAATGCCCAATATTGGGGAACTACCATTACGAATGGAACTCTAAATATAGCAGGGCTTTTGCTTGCTCCGATGATTGCTTATAGCTTATCAAGAAATCGCAGCTTTAAAGATCCTTTAGCATCTGCTGCTATTGCATTGGCAACATTAGTGATTATGATGCCTAATACTGTATCAATGGTTCCTGTCGGTGCAGAAACAGCAGTCGATATTACAGGTGTATTAACATTCGGCAATCTTGGCACGACTGGAATGTTCGCCGGTATAATTATTGGGTTGCTTGCGACTGAAATTTTCATCAAGGTATCAAGTATTAGAAAGTTAGAAATTAGTCTTGGAGACAATATCCCTCCTGCCGTAAGTAAATCGTTTAATGTTATGATTCCAGCTATCCTAGTTTTATCTTTCTTTGGAATCATTTCATTAATTCTGGCAGTGGCATTTGATACTAACTTAATCTCGCTTATTTCTACGATGATTCAAGAACCATTACGGAAGATTAATACGAGCTTGATAGGAACAGTCGTCATTTACAGTATTGGAAACTTTCTTTTCTCGATTGGTATCCATCAAACTGTTGTCAATGGCGCCTTACTTGACCCACTGCTATTGGCCAATATGAATGAAAATATGCTGGCATATGCAAACGGTCAGGCAATCCCGCATATTATCAACAGCTCTTTTGTTCCGACCTTTGGTATGATTGGCGGCACAGGCAGCACGATTTCACTCATACTTGCTATTTTCCTGTTTGGAAAAAGCAAACCTGGAAAGGATATAGCCAAATTAGCGACTGGACCAGGGCTATTTAATATCAACGAGCCAGTTATTTTTGGCTATCCAATTGTTTTTAATATTCCAATGATGATTCCGTTTGTCCTTCTCCCTGCTATTGGCATTATAGTTGGTTATTTTGCAACAGCTATCGGATTTATCAGCAAAACGGTTGTTTATATTCCTTGGACGACACCACCATTGTTAAGCGCATACTTGGCGACAGCAGGCGATTGGAAGGCTGTTATTTTACAAGCTCTCATTATCATCGGTGGTGCCTTCCTTTACTTGCCTTTCATGAAGATCAGCGAACGGGTCAGCCAGATGAATAACGATAAAGCAGCTTAA